One window of Chryseobacterium sp. JJR-5R genomic DNA carries:
- a CDS encoding NADP-dependent oxidoreductase: protein MKAIALKTAGGTEQLEYIETEKPEIQHDEVLIKVKAISINPVDVKSRNGKGMYGRIKEENPIILGWDISGIVEESKSEAFKTGDEVFGMVNFPGHGKAYAEYVSAPANQLVLKPENISFEEAAASTLVALTAWQALVKNAGVQKGQHVLIHAAAGGVGHMAVQIAKHSGATVTGTSSLKNKDFVLALGADKHIDYHSFDWKSAPEEFDFVLDTIGGDTIDDSLEVTKTGGIIISIPTGLNEKVTEKAAAKGVKGYPILVHSDGEDMKQIAGLLETGALKPHISKIFPFEQIREAHLAQETGRTVGKIVIKL, encoded by the coding sequence CGGCGGTACGGAACAGCTGGAATACATTGAAACGGAAAAACCGGAGATTCAGCATGATGAAGTGTTAATAAAAGTCAAGGCCATAAGCATCAACCCGGTAGATGTCAAAAGCCGCAACGGAAAAGGGATGTACGGAAGGATAAAAGAAGAGAACCCGATAATTCTGGGCTGGGATATTTCCGGGATTGTGGAAGAAAGCAAAAGTGAAGCCTTCAAAACGGGTGATGAGGTATTCGGAATGGTAAATTTCCCCGGACATGGCAAGGCATATGCAGAATATGTTTCCGCTCCGGCAAACCAACTGGTACTGAAACCTGAAAACATTTCTTTTGAAGAGGCTGCAGCCAGCACTCTTGTAGCATTAACAGCTTGGCAGGCCCTCGTTAAGAATGCAGGCGTTCAGAAAGGTCAGCATGTCCTGATTCATGCAGCGGCCGGCGGAGTAGGGCATATGGCTGTTCAGATTGCAAAACATTCAGGGGCAACGGTAACCGGGACTTCTTCCCTGAAAAATAAGGATTTTGTGTTGGCCCTCGGTGCAGATAAACATATTGATTACCATAGTTTTGACTGGAAATCTGCTCCGGAGGAATTTGATTTCGTGCTGGATACCATCGGCGGAGATACCATTGATGATTCCCTGGAAGTCACCAAAACCGGAGGAATCATCATCAGTATTCCTACAGGCCTGAATGAAAAGGTAACAGAAAAAGCAGCCGCAAAAGGGGTGAAAGGATATCCCATCCTGGTACATTCGGACGGAGAGGATATGAAACAGATTGCCGGGCTTCTGGAGACCGGGGCACTGAAGCCGCACATTTCAAAAATATTTCCGTTTGAACAGATAAGAGAAGCACATCTGGCACAGGAAACCGGAAGGACCGTTGGAAAAATAGTGATAAAATTGTAG